The Saccharomonospora glauca K62 genome has a segment encoding these proteins:
- a CDS encoding ATP-dependent helicase, protein MNGLRARLVRTPVRPVPPQTWDEGARWLLAEPRGFVRVLGAPGTGKTTLLATTAAARIAEGADPESVLVLTASRKSADAVRSEITRRLTILDDTRAEIRTVREPLVRTVHSYAFAVLRAQAARDGVPAPRLLSGPEQDVVVRELLAGDLERGAPDWPEPLRPALAVPGFAEELRDLLLRAAERGLGPEDLVTLGRRQGRPEWVAAGHFWSQYEQVTLLQGVGGHAVGEPGAPALDAAELVSSALVELEGDPGLLAGERQRIRHLFVDDAQHLDPLQYRLVRLLAATASDAVLAGDPDQAVFSFRGADPRLLADADPDGTHTVVLERSHRLAPAVYETVARIAGTLPGTSAHRFVSPAPNATAGTVRVRLLPTATAEAAWVADQLRRAHLLDGVPWSEMAVLMRSATQSLPLLQRALATAGVPVATVVEELPLAQQPAVRPLLTVLKVAAEPWSLDAETAEMLLSSPLGGADPLALRRLRRGLRRLESVAGGERSSDELLVEALRDGDVLAGLADAEALPVRRVGRLLTTASEAIREGVGVPEVLWRVWETSGLQDRLVAQAGRGGVLGARADRDLDAVVALFDAAARYVERLPKASVAGFAEYLSSQHIAGDSLAPVAQKGTGVSLLTAHAAVGREWTVVAVTGLQEGTWPDLRLRGSLLGVERLVDLLSGVDDDAMSAVSATAPILAEERRLFYVAASRARRTLLVSAVQGEEEQPSRFLSELTDSGEDVGRGGPRTPVEERERGLTLAELVGELRAAVTDPDADLGRRRLAARQLARLARAGVPGAHPSQWYGVSGPSTDRPLRGPDEIIRVSPSVVDTLVKCPLRWLLERHGGTDPAQLSAVTGTVVHALAQAAAEGADERTLWKELDAAWAKVDAGAPWFSRRERDRVEAMVRNFLAWFRRSRATLTQHAVEQDMRVELPASEGEPRVALTGRVDRLELDEEGRPVVVDLKTAKEAVSERAAAEHPQLAVYQLATLLGAFSEHSGTTGGAKLLYVAKSNKKDGATVREQPPLDEEAARRWLADVRRAAADTAGPTYRVKENVDCSRCPSRSACPLRPEGRQVTGE, encoded by the coding sequence GTGAACGGACTCCGAGCGCGATTGGTACGGACCCCGGTGCGACCGGTCCCACCGCAGACGTGGGACGAGGGTGCCCGGTGGCTGCTCGCCGAGCCGCGCGGGTTCGTCCGGGTCCTGGGAGCACCGGGGACGGGCAAGACCACCCTGCTCGCCACCACCGCGGCCGCGCGGATCGCCGAGGGCGCCGATCCGGAGAGCGTGCTGGTACTCACCGCGTCGCGGAAGTCGGCCGACGCCGTGCGCTCCGAGATCACCCGACGGCTCACGATCCTCGACGACACCCGCGCCGAGATTCGCACGGTGCGCGAACCGCTCGTGCGTACCGTGCACTCCTACGCGTTCGCGGTCCTGCGCGCACAGGCCGCTCGGGACGGGGTCCCCGCGCCCAGGCTGTTGTCCGGACCGGAGCAGGACGTGGTGGTGCGGGAACTGCTCGCCGGAGATCTCGAACGCGGCGCCCCGGACTGGCCCGAACCCCTGCGTCCCGCGTTGGCCGTGCCGGGATTCGCCGAGGAACTACGTGATCTGCTGCTGCGCGCCGCCGAACGCGGTCTGGGGCCCGAGGACCTCGTCACGTTGGGCCGCAGGCAGGGCAGGCCCGAGTGGGTGGCGGCCGGGCATTTCTGGAGCCAGTACGAGCAGGTGACCCTGCTGCAGGGAGTCGGCGGACACGCGGTGGGTGAGCCGGGCGCTCCCGCGCTCGACGCGGCCGAGCTGGTCTCCAGCGCGCTCGTGGAACTCGAAGGTGATCCGGGCCTGCTCGCCGGGGAACGGCAGCGGATACGCCACCTGTTCGTGGACGACGCTCAGCACCTCGACCCCCTGCAGTACCGCTTGGTGCGGTTGCTGGCGGCCACCGCGTCCGACGCCGTGCTGGCGGGGGACCCCGACCAGGCCGTGTTCTCGTTCCGGGGAGCCGATCCGCGGTTGCTCGCCGACGCCGACCCCGACGGCACGCACACCGTCGTCCTGGAACGCTCGCACCGGCTCGCCCCCGCGGTGTACGAGACGGTGGCACGCATCGCGGGAACCCTGCCGGGCACGTCGGCGCATCGATTCGTGTCACCCGCGCCGAACGCCACCGCAGGCACGGTGCGGGTTCGGTTGCTGCCCACCGCGACCGCCGAGGCGGCGTGGGTGGCCGACCAGTTGCGCCGGGCCCACCTGCTGGACGGGGTCCCGTGGTCCGAGATGGCCGTGCTCATGCGATCGGCGACGCAGTCGCTTCCGTTGCTGCAGCGGGCCTTGGCGACGGCCGGGGTGCCCGTGGCCACGGTGGTCGAGGAACTGCCCCTGGCGCAGCAACCCGCCGTCCGTCCGTTGTTGACGGTGCTGAAGGTGGCGGCCGAGCCGTGGTCGCTCGACGCCGAGACCGCGGAGATGCTGTTGTCGTCGCCGTTGGGCGGCGCCGACCCGTTGGCGTTGCGTCGCCTGCGTCGTGGGCTGCGCCGACTGGAGTCGGTGGCGGGAGGGGAGCGGTCGAGCGACGAACTCCTGGTGGAGGCGTTGCGGGACGGCGACGTGCTGGCCGGGTTGGCCGACGCGGAGGCCCTGCCGGTGCGGCGGGTGGGGAGACTGCTCACCACGGCGTCGGAGGCCATCCGGGAAGGCGTCGGGGTGCCCGAGGTCCTGTGGCGGGTCTGGGAGACGAGCGGTCTTCAGGACCGGCTCGTGGCTCAGGCCGGCCGGGGAGGGGTGTTGGGAGCGCGGGCGGACCGCGATCTCGACGCGGTCGTGGCGTTGTTCGACGCGGCGGCCCGCTATGTGGAGAGGCTTCCGAAGGCCAGTGTCGCCGGGTTCGCCGAGTACCTGTCGTCGCAGCACATCGCGGGCGACAGCCTCGCGCCCGTGGCCCAGAAGGGAACGGGGGTCTCACTGCTCACCGCCCACGCGGCAGTAGGTCGGGAGTGGACGGTGGTGGCGGTGACGGGACTCCAGGAGGGGACGTGGCCCGACCTTCGGCTGCGAGGCTCGCTGCTCGGCGTCGAACGACTCGTCGACCTGTTGTCCGGAGTGGACGACGACGCCATGTCGGCCGTCTCCGCCACCGCGCCGATCCTGGCCGAGGAACGTCGCCTGTTCTACGTGGCCGCGAGCCGGGCTCGGCGAACCCTGCTGGTCAGCGCCGTGCAGGGCGAGGAGGAGCAACCGTCACGGTTCCTCTCGGAGCTGACCGACAGCGGTGAGGACGTGGGGCGGGGCGGTCCGCGGACTCCCGTGGAGGAGCGGGAACGAGGACTGACGCTCGCGGAACTGGTGGGTGAGTTGCGCGCGGCCGTCACCGATCCGGACGCAGACCTCGGGCGCCGCAGGCTCGCCGCGCGTCAGCTCGCCCGGCTGGCGCGAGCCGGGGTGCCCGGAGCGCACCCGTCGCAGTGGTACGGCGTCTCGGGCCCCTCCACCGACCGGCCGTTGCGGGGACCGGACGAGATCATCCGCGTTTCCCCGTCCGTTGTGGACACCTTGGTGAAGTGTCCGCTCCGTTGGCTGCTGGAGCGGCACGGCGGCACCGATCCCGCCCAGTTGTCGGCCGTCACCGGCACCGTGGTGCACGCGCTGGCGCAGGCGGCGGCCGAGGGGGCCGACGAACGGACCCTGTGGAAGGAACTCGACGCGGCGTGGGCGAAGGTGGACGCCGGTGCGCCGTGGTTCTCCCGCAGGGAGCGGGATCGGGTGGAGGCCATGGTCCGCAACTTCCTCGCCTGGTTCCGCCGGAGCCGGGCCACGCTCACCCAGCACGCCGTGGAGCAGGACATGAGGGTGGAGCTGCCCGCCTCGGAAGGGGAACCGAGGGTGGCGTTGACGGGACGGGTCGACCGGCTGGAGCTCGACGAGGAGGGCAGGCCGGTGGTCGTCGACCTGAAGACCGCCAAGGAGGCGGTGAGTGAGCGCGCGGCCGCCGAACACCCGCAGCTCGCCGTCTACCAGCTCGCCACCCTGCTCGGGGCGTTCTCCGAGCACTCGGGCACCACCGGCGGTGCCAAGCTGCTGTACGTCGCCAAGTCCAACAAAAAGGACGGGGCCACCGTCCGGGAGCAGCCGCCGTTGGACGAGGAGGCCGCGCGTCGCTGGCTCGCCGACGTGCGCCGGGCCGCCGCCGACACCGCCGGGCCGACGTATCGGGTCAAGGAGAACGTGGACTGTTCGCGATGCCCTTCGCGGTCGGCGTGCCCCCTGCGGCCCGAGGGCAGGCAGGTGACGGGAGAGTGA
- a CDS encoding DNA glycosylase AlkZ-like family protein, whose product MVLEIDRRQAMAYRVAAHGLHRGGTDPAALAVFDLGVQDDAQRDTANLAVLARLDTAPRRPLADDERFLSTWSHRGAPHYHRAGDFRALLPALMPWDAADAAARLSWQRRDMAAAGMPADEAIRTAAAALRKVVTHPMTKGAASEAVTKVIPEGLSLWCRRCRATHILDQLMRLATPLAGLALRPGVSPVTLVPLRPRPRVPEHPDARAAVDVVRTYLRLHGPATATDAAGFVGTTRTTLTHAMWPDDLVEVSVDGRRCVIPHDALAALEHPPEADVVRLLPPRDPLVQARDRALLVPDPGHRKEVWKILGSPGTILADGEIAGVWRARRSGARMELTLTELLPLSARVRAAVEAEAERLGKARGAESLRVSWT is encoded by the coding sequence ATGGTGCTGGAGATCGACCGGCGGCAGGCGATGGCGTACCGCGTTGCGGCGCACGGGCTGCACCGCGGTGGGACCGACCCCGCCGCGCTCGCGGTGTTCGACCTCGGGGTTCAGGACGACGCGCAGCGCGACACCGCGAACCTCGCGGTGCTCGCGAGACTCGACACCGCACCGCGACGCCCTCTCGCCGACGACGAACGCTTCCTCTCAACGTGGTCGCATCGCGGCGCGCCGCACTACCACCGCGCGGGCGACTTCCGAGCGCTCTTGCCGGCCTTGATGCCGTGGGACGCGGCCGACGCCGCCGCACGGCTGAGCTGGCAACGCCGCGACATGGCGGCGGCCGGGATGCCCGCCGACGAGGCGATCCGTACGGCCGCCGCCGCGCTGCGAAAGGTGGTCACGCACCCCATGACGAAAGGCGCCGCGAGCGAGGCCGTGACGAAGGTGATCCCCGAGGGGCTGTCGCTGTGGTGCCGACGTTGCCGGGCCACGCACATCCTCGACCAGCTCATGCGGCTCGCCACGCCGCTGGCCGGCCTCGCGCTGCGACCGGGAGTCTCTCCCGTGACGCTGGTACCGCTGCGGCCCCGCCCGCGCGTCCCGGAACACCCCGACGCACGGGCGGCGGTCGACGTGGTGAGGACCTACCTGCGGTTGCACGGTCCGGCGACCGCCACCGACGCGGCGGGATTTGTCGGAACCACGAGAACCACGCTGACACACGCGATGTGGCCCGACGACCTCGTGGAGGTGTCGGTGGACGGCAGGCGATGCGTGATCCCCCACGACGCACTCGCGGCGCTGGAGCACCCACCGGAGGCGGACGTCGTTCGCCTGCTGCCGCCGAGGGACCCGCTGGTACAGGCGCGGGACCGCGCACTGCTCGTGCCGGACCCCGGTCACCGCAAGGAGGTCTGGAAGATCCTCGGCAGTCCCGGCACGATCCTCGCCGACGGCGAGATCGCCGGCGTGTGGCGGGCGAGGAGGTCCGGAGCCCGGATGGAGTTGACGTTGACGGAACTGCTGCCGCTGTCCGCGCGGGTGAGGGCGGCCGTCGAGGCGGAGGCGGAGCGGCTGGGAAAGGCACGGGGAGCCGAGTCGCTTCGAGTGAGCTGGACCTGA
- a CDS encoding DUF3224 domain-containing protein: MSTNSYTVTSWDEHVVAGSDTGPHYAHAHATSTYRGVIEGTASVDYLLYYDEATAHGGQRAPGYERVEGSVAGRSGTFVLRHDVAYTANGISDRFTVVPGSATGELAGLEGSGTAASANETVPYTFDYHLPEGGTDSVDPRGGA, encoded by the coding sequence ATGAGCACGAACTCCTACACCGTGACCAGTTGGGACGAACACGTCGTCGCGGGTTCGGACACCGGCCCCCACTACGCCCACGCACACGCCACCTCCACCTATCGGGGAGTGATCGAAGGGACCGCGTCGGTCGACTACCTCCTGTACTACGACGAGGCCACCGCGCACGGCGGACAGCGAGCGCCCGGTTACGAACGCGTCGAGGGCAGCGTCGCGGGTCGTTCGGGAACGTTCGTCCTTCGCCACGACGTCGCCTACACCGCCAACGGGATCTCGGACCGGTTCACCGTGGTGCCGGGCTCCGCCACGGGTGAGCTGGCCGGTCTTGAGGGCAGTGGCACGGCGGCGTCGGCGAACGAGACGGTGCCGTACACGTTCGACTACCACCTGCCCGAAGGGGGTACGGACAGCGTGGACCCGCGGGGAGGAGCGTGA
- a CDS encoding siderophore-interacting protein, with product MSIEATRPRLAYLSAYVRHVRALTPRLVRITFAGPDLAHVVDSAPDQYVKVFFPAPGTDRPQLPPPLADDAMSWYRRYLAMPDGTRPAMRTYTVRSARPREAELDIDFLLHDDAGPGASWAASARPGDEVALLGPYGLYDVPTGTSWQLLVGDESALPAIAAICERLPEGAKAAVFVEVADATDEIPLAGDGRHVDVRWVHRGEAPVGEAVLAAVREATFPPGAPYAWVSGEASLVKHVRRHLVRERGVDKRHITFTGYWRRGRSEEDTGREQLRAHDRGEVLAD from the coding sequence ATGAGCATCGAGGCGACCCGGCCACGCCTGGCCTACCTGAGCGCGTACGTCCGGCACGTTCGCGCCCTCACCCCGCGACTCGTGCGGATCACGTTCGCGGGCCCCGACCTCGCCCATGTCGTCGACTCGGCGCCCGACCAGTACGTCAAGGTGTTCTTCCCCGCCCCCGGCACCGACCGCCCCCAACTCCCGCCGCCGCTCGCCGACGACGCGATGTCCTGGTACCGCCGGTACCTCGCGATGCCCGACGGCACCCGACCCGCCATGCGCACCTACACCGTCCGCAGCGCGCGCCCACGAGAGGCCGAGCTGGACATCGACTTCCTCCTGCACGACGACGCCGGCCCCGGAGCGAGCTGGGCCGCCTCGGCCCGTCCCGGCGACGAGGTGGCGTTGCTCGGGCCGTACGGACTGTACGACGTGCCCACGGGAACGTCGTGGCAGCTTTTGGTGGGCGACGAGTCCGCCCTCCCCGCTATCGCCGCGATCTGCGAGCGGTTGCCGGAGGGGGCCAAGGCAGCCGTGTTCGTGGAGGTGGCCGACGCCACCGACGAGATCCCGCTGGCCGGAGACGGACGCCACGTGGACGTGCGGTGGGTGCATCGCGGCGAGGCCCCCGTCGGCGAGGCCGTGCTGGCCGCCGTCCGCGAGGCGACGTTCCCGCCGGGAGCGCCGTACGCGTGGGTCTCCGGCGAGGCGAGCCTGGTCAAGCACGTCCGCCGCCACCTCGTGCGCGAGCGCGGCGTCGACAAGCGCCACATCACCTTCACCGGCTACTGGCGTCGTGGCCGCAGCGAGGAGGACACCGGACGCGAGCAACTACGGGCCCACGACCGCGGCGAAGTCCTCGCCGACTGA
- a CDS encoding helix-turn-helix transcriptional regulator yields MRASRLLSVLLLLQNRGRMTARELADELEVSVRTVYRDVEALSAAGVPVYADRGRAGAYRLLGGYRTRLTGLSEAEARALALAGLPAAASELGLGTVLAAAQLKLHAALPEELRHRAGELAQRFHVDVPGWHREIEHASALAAVADAVWHAKRVRVRYRRWDGSAVERDLDPLGLVLKAGAWYLAARCDGSVRTYRVSRVDALVELGETFDRPDDFDLADYWRTWSEGFERRLYPETARVRLSPLGCELVPFLLGSVGARALRETATSPDRDGWVTVELPVETGAPALAQLLQFGAELEVLAPPELRRRVSDVVVRMGSHYG; encoded by the coding sequence GTGCGGGCGAGCAGGTTGCTGTCGGTGCTGCTGCTGTTGCAGAACCGAGGGCGGATGACGGCACGGGAGCTCGCCGACGAGCTCGAGGTCTCGGTGCGCACCGTCTATCGCGACGTCGAGGCGTTGTCGGCGGCAGGCGTGCCCGTCTACGCCGACCGGGGCCGCGCGGGGGCGTATCGGCTCCTGGGCGGCTATCGCACCCGGCTCACCGGACTGTCGGAGGCGGAAGCGCGCGCTCTCGCGCTGGCGGGCCTGCCGGCGGCCGCCTCCGAACTCGGTCTCGGCACGGTGCTCGCCGCCGCGCAGCTCAAACTGCATGCCGCGCTGCCGGAGGAACTTCGCCACCGGGCGGGCGAACTCGCCCAACGTTTCCACGTGGACGTTCCCGGCTGGCACCGGGAGATCGAACACGCCTCGGCCCTGGCGGCGGTCGCCGATGCCGTATGGCACGCCAAGCGAGTACGCGTGCGCTATCGGCGGTGGGACGGCAGCGCCGTCGAGCGTGATCTCGACCCGCTCGGTCTCGTGCTCAAGGCCGGGGCGTGGTATCTCGCCGCACGGTGTGACGGCTCCGTGCGCACCTATCGGGTTTCGCGGGTGGACGCTCTCGTCGAGCTCGGTGAGACGTTCGACCGGCCCGACGACTTCGACCTCGCCGACTACTGGCGAACATGGTCGGAGGGGTTCGAGCGGCGGCTGTACCCGGAGACGGCGAGGGTGCGACTGTCGCCGTTGGGGTGCGAACTCGTCCCTTTCCTCCTCGGGTCCGTGGGTGCCCGTGCCCTGCGGGAGACCGCCACTTCGCCGGACCGGGACGGTTGGGTGACGGTGGAGCTGCCGGTGGAGACCGGCGCGCCCGCGCTCGCCCAGCTCCTGCAGTTCGGTGCGGAGTTGGAGGTGCTCGCGCCGCCGGAACTCCGGCGCAGGGTGTCCGACGTCGTCGTGAGAATGGGTTCCCACTATGGCTGA
- a CDS encoding uroporphyrinogen-III synthase has product MAEGVLTGVTVGITAERRASEFIAALERHGATVVHAPTIRIVPLPEDEQLRAATNAILQSGVDVVAVTTGAGFRGWLEAADGWGVSESLTRALARAKVFTRGPKATGAVRQRGLWEVWSAPGETNDELFDRLGSEDLRGRRVAVQLHGAPLPEHVAALRARAAEVIEVQPYRWEWPADLAPVKDLVARIGAGEVDALAFTSAPAATNLLALADEGPHRKAFADALANRVLCACVGPVTAAPLVERGIPVAVPERARLGALVKLLVARLGR; this is encoded by the coding sequence ATGGCTGAAGGTGTGCTCACGGGGGTGACCGTCGGGATCACCGCGGAGCGCAGGGCGAGCGAGTTCATCGCCGCGCTGGAGCGGCACGGGGCCACGGTGGTACACGCCCCCACCATCCGTATCGTGCCGCTGCCCGAGGACGAACAACTGCGTGCCGCCACCAATGCGATCCTCCAGTCCGGTGTGGACGTCGTGGCGGTGACGACGGGCGCCGGGTTCCGGGGCTGGCTGGAGGCCGCCGACGGGTGGGGAGTCTCGGAGTCGCTGACGCGCGCGCTGGCGAGGGCGAAGGTGTTCACGAGGGGGCCGAAGGCCACCGGTGCGGTGCGTCAGCGGGGGCTGTGGGAGGTCTGGTCGGCGCCGGGGGAGACCAACGACGAGCTGTTCGACCGGCTCGGCTCCGAGGACCTGCGGGGCAGGCGGGTGGCGGTGCAGTTGCACGGCGCGCCGCTGCCCGAGCACGTCGCCGCGCTGCGCGCGCGGGCGGCGGAGGTGATCGAGGTGCAGCCGTACCGCTGGGAGTGGCCCGCCGACCTCGCGCCCGTGAAGGACCTCGTCGCACGCATCGGCGCGGGAGAGGTGGACGCTCTGGCGTTCACGAGCGCTCCGGCCGCCACGAACCTCCTCGCGCTGGCGGACGAGGGCCCCCACCGGAAGGCCTTCGCGGACGCGCTCGCGAACCGGGTGCTCTGCGCGTGCGTGGGCCCGGTGACGGCCGCGCCGCTCGTCGAGCGTGGGATTCCGGTGGCGGTACCGGAACGTGCCCGGCTCGGCGCCTTGGTGAAACTGCTGGTGGCGCGACTCGGCCGGTAG
- a CDS encoding MGMT family protein, translated as MNEELHERIREVVASVPEGTVATYGDVAALAGASTPRLVGRVLAEDGHDLPWHRILRADGTPAPHLAREQLARLRAEGVLADGRRIDLRKFRWKPL; from the coding sequence ATGAACGAGGAACTGCACGAACGCATCCGCGAGGTGGTCGCGTCCGTGCCGGAGGGCACGGTGGCGACCTACGGTGACGTGGCGGCCCTGGCGGGCGCGTCCACGCCGCGGCTCGTGGGCCGGGTGCTCGCCGAGGACGGGCACGACCTGCCCTGGCACCGGATACTCCGCGCCGACGGCACCCCGGCCCCCCACCTGGCGCGGGAACAACTCGCGCGGCTGCGGGCGGAGGGCGTCCTCGCCGACGGACGGCGGATCGACCTCCGGAAGTTTCGCTGGAAGCCTTTGTAG
- a CDS encoding TIGR02569 family protein, with amino-acid sequence MIQGPPPEHTRRAFGLGGADVEPLVGGTGWRCGDVVLEPVHDRAQGVWLSRTMAALDVPELRVARPVGATDGRWVVGGWRARRYLSGSPDHRPHETVLAAVKLHQATAAFPRPPFLGDRNDVSAVAERLAWGEEHRELDEAKGGRLFEILAPARRPVQAPDQLVHAELFGTLLFDGDEPPGLVNFVPHFRPAEWGTAVAAVDAVAWGGGDGALLRYWSHLPEWPQMLLRAVLFRLAWHALHPRSGVSTLDGLRRAAGEITELL; translated from the coding sequence GTGATTCAGGGACCCCCTCCGGAGCACACGCGCCGGGCCTTCGGGCTGGGTGGTGCCGACGTCGAACCGTTGGTCGGCGGCACGGGATGGCGCTGCGGTGACGTGGTACTCGAACCGGTGCACGATCGCGCCCAGGGAGTGTGGCTGTCCCGCACGATGGCGGCCCTGGACGTGCCCGAGCTGCGCGTGGCACGGCCGGTGGGCGCGACCGACGGACGCTGGGTGGTCGGCGGGTGGCGAGCCCGCCGCTACCTGTCGGGCTCGCCCGATCACCGGCCTCACGAGACCGTCCTCGCCGCGGTGAAGCTGCACCAGGCGACGGCCGCGTTCCCGCGTCCTCCCTTCCTCGGGGATCGGAACGACGTCTCCGCCGTCGCCGAGCGCCTGGCGTGGGGCGAGGAGCACCGGGAGTTGGACGAGGCCAAGGGTGGGCGGTTGTTCGAGATCCTCGCGCCGGCGCGGCGCCCGGTGCAGGCCCCCGACCAACTCGTGCACGCTGAACTGTTCGGCACCCTGCTCTTCGACGGTGACGAGCCTCCGGGGCTGGTGAACTTCGTGCCGCACTTCCGACCCGCGGAGTGGGGCACCGCGGTGGCTGCGGTGGACGCCGTGGCCTGGGGCGGCGGCGACGGCGCGCTACTGCGGTACTGGTCGCACCTGCCCGAATGGCCGCAGATGTTGTTGCGAGCCGTGTTGTTCCGCCTGGCCTGGCACGCGCTGCACCCTCGTTCCGGCGTCTCGACCCTCGACGGGCTGCGGCGCGCGGCCGGTGAGATCACCGAGCTGCTGTAG
- the moeZ gene encoding adenylyltransferase/sulfurtransferase MoeZ codes for MSGTGGGTSEAKLPPLVEPAAELTKEEVARYSRHLIIPDVGVDGQKRLKNAKVLVIGAGGLGSPALLYLAAAGVGTLGVIDFDVVDESNLQRQVIHGVSDVGKPKAISAKESVAEINPFVNFVVHNEQLTTDNAVELFSSYDLILDGTDNFATRYLVNDAAVLAGKPYVWGSIFRFEGQVSVFWEDAPNGKGLNYRDLYPEPPPPGMVPSCAEGGVLGVLCASIGSIMVTEAIKLITGIGEPLLGRLVTYDALEMRYREVKIRKDPETPKITELIDYEAFCGVVSDDAQKAASGHTITPEELKAKFDAGEDFELIDVREPHEYEIVNIKGSKLIPKDRILSGEALAELPQDKPIVLHCKSGARSAEALAALHKAGFRDATHLGGGVLAWARQVDPSLPTY; via the coding sequence ATGTCTGGTACAGGGGGCGGTACGTCGGAAGCCAAGCTTCCGCCGCTCGTCGAGCCGGCCGCCGAACTCACCAAGGAAGAGGTCGCGCGCTACAGCCGTCACCTCATCATCCCCGACGTCGGCGTGGACGGGCAGAAGCGGCTGAAGAACGCCAAGGTCCTGGTCATCGGTGCCGGCGGGCTGGGAAGCCCCGCACTGCTGTACCTCGCCGCGGCCGGGGTGGGCACCCTGGGCGTGATCGACTTCGACGTGGTGGACGAGTCGAACCTCCAGCGTCAGGTCATCCACGGCGTGTCCGACGTCGGCAAGCCGAAGGCCATCTCGGCGAAGGAATCCGTCGCCGAGATCAACCCGTTCGTGAACTTCGTCGTGCACAACGAGCAGCTGACCACCGACAACGCGGTGGAGCTGTTCAGTTCCTACGACCTGATCCTCGACGGCACGGACAACTTCGCCACGCGCTACCTCGTCAACGACGCCGCCGTGCTGGCGGGCAAGCCGTACGTGTGGGGTTCGATCTTCCGGTTCGAGGGCCAGGTGAGCGTGTTCTGGGAGGACGCGCCCAACGGCAAGGGGTTGAACTACCGCGACCTCTACCCCGAGCCGCCGCCTCCCGGCATGGTTCCCTCGTGCGCCGAGGGTGGCGTGCTGGGTGTGCTGTGCGCGTCGATCGGCTCCATCATGGTCACGGAGGCGATCAAGCTCATCACCGGTATCGGTGAGCCGCTGCTCGGCAGGCTCGTCACCTACGACGCGCTGGAGATGCGCTACCGCGAGGTGAAAATCCGCAAGGACCCGGAGACGCCGAAGATCACCGAGCTGATCGACTACGAGGCGTTCTGCGGCGTGGTGTCCGACGACGCCCAGAAGGCGGCGTCCGGTCACACGATCACCCCGGAGGAGCTGAAGGCGAAGTTCGACGCCGGTGAGGACTTCGAACTCATCGACGTCCGGGAGCCGCACGAGTACGAGATCGTCAACATCAAGGGCTCGAAGCTGATCCCGAAGGACCGCATCCTGTCCGGGGAGGCCTTGGCGGAGCTGCCCCAGGACAAGCCCATCGTGCTGCACTGCAAGTCGGGCGCTCGGTCGGCGGAGGCGCTGGCGGCCCTGCACAAGGCGGGCTTCCGCGACGCCACGCACCTCGGTGGCGGTGTGCTGGCGTGGGCTCGCCAGGTGGACCCCAGCCTGCCAACGTACTGA